A region of the Streptomyces durocortorensis genome:
TGCCGTCGCTGCTGATGGACGGGGCCGTACTGATCGACGTCGCCCCGCTCGACGAGGCGGCGGGCACGGAACTGGTACGCCGCTGGCATGCCGGTGCGGACGAGGAGACGGCCGCCCACGTCGTACGGCTGTGCGCGGGGCACCCCCTGGCGCTGCGGGCCGCGGTGGAGTGGCTGGCGGCGCGGCCCCATCTGACGCTGGACGACGTGGTGCGTGATCTGACGGCCGGACGGTACGGAACGGGCGACGGCGGAGACGGGGTACGTGGGGCAGCGGGGGCGGCCATGGGCGTGGGCGAGGGGTCTCGGGAAGACCGTGTGAGCGAGGGAACCGGGGAGGGCGGCGTGGGCGAGGCGGTCGACACAGTGCTGGATTCCGTGGTCGCCGAGGTGTCCGGACACACCCGGCACGTCTACGACCTCTTCGGGGTGCTGCCCGGCACGACGGTCACGGCGCATCTGCTGCGGGCCGTGGGCGCCGCCCGGGTCGACGAGGCGCTCGGCGAGCTGGTCTCGTCCCGGCTCGCGGTCCTGGTGGAGTCGTCCGACCGGCCCGGGCGCTACCGCCTGCACGATGTGGTGCGGGCCCACGCCCGGCTGCGTGCGCGGGCCCTGCCGCAGGAGCGGCGGCGGGACGTCCTGCGGCTCGCCCTGGACTTCTACGCCGACGCGGCCGCCCACGCCGACGCGCTGGTGCTGGGCAACCGGTTCAGGATTCAGCCGCCGCCGGTCCGGCCCCTGTCCGAACTCGCCGCGCAGGGGGCGCTGTTCACGGGCCGGGCGGAAGCACTGGAGTGGCTGGACGCGGAACGCGTCAATCTCCAGGCCGTCATCCGCGCCGCCGCCGAGGAGGGGTGGCACGGGCAGGTGTGGCGGCTCTGCGAGTCGCTGTGGGCGCTCTACCACAGCCGCAAGCACCTCGCCGACTGCATCGCGACCGGCCGTCAGGGCATCGAGGCGGCCCAGCACGAGGCGCGCCCGGACGCGGAGGTCCGGATGCGCAACCAGGTGGCCCGCGCCGCGTACGAACTGGGCGATCTGGACGGTGCGGACGCCGAACTGGCCGCCGCCACGGAGCTGCTCGGCCTCGTCGGTGACCCCCGCCTGAGCGGTGTCGTGTGGGAGACCCGAGGCTTGATCGCCCTGGCCCGCGACCTGCCCGGGGAGGCCCGGGAGCTCTTCGGCCGGGCGCTGGCGGCGAACCGCGCGGTGCCTGACCCGCACGGCGTCGTCGTCCAGAGCTACAACGTCGGGCAGGCGCTGGTGGCCGGTGCGAGGTGGGCCGACGCCCTCGGCGTACTGGACGAGGCGGCCGACACCGCCCGGGCCACCGGCGACGACCCCATGCTGCCGAGGATCGATCTGGTACGCGCCCGTGCCCTCGCCGGACTCGGGGAGATGGCCCGGGCGGTGGCCGCGGCCGGTGCGGCGGCCGACGGGGCCGCGGCGCTGGGGCAGCTGGCCAAGCTCGAC
Encoded here:
- a CDS encoding regulator, with protein sequence MNSLGGDGGGSTYNTVSGDAVVVGPLLMAQRIEGIRLPPAAPDAPPRQGPPPSRVFVNRIKERAGLLDAAVALAADPEPGVVLVIGVGGVGKTQLVAQCVGRELKELFPGGQLYVDLEDLRRDGVVDLAAVLGGFLRALGVNNDYVPGGLAERTALFRSVAARSRLLVVVDNVQHAPEARALVPPQGLLVVTGRRALPSLLMDGAVLIDVAPLDEAAGTELVRRWHAGADEETAAHVVRLCAGHPLALRAAVEWLAARPHLTLDDVVRDLTAGRYGTGDGGDGVRGAAGAAMGVGEGSREDRVSEGTGEGGVGEAVDTVLDSVVAEVSGHTRHVYDLFGVLPGTTVTAHLLRAVGAARVDEALGELVSSRLAVLVESSDRPGRYRLHDVVRAHARLRARALPQERRRDVLRLALDFYADAAAHADALVLGNRFRIQPPPVRPLSELAAQGALFTGRAEALEWLDAERVNLQAVIRAAAEEGWHGQVWRLCESLWALYHSRKHLADCIATGRQGIEAAQHEARPDAEVRMRNQVARAAYELGDLDGADAELAAATELLGLVGDPRLSGVVWETRGLIALARDLPGEARELFGRALAANRAVPDPHGVVVQSYNVGQALVAGARWADALGVLDEAADTARATGDDPMLPRIDLVRARALAGLGEMARAVAAAGAAADGAAALGQLAKLDQALALLASLAEQAEDEPLRAACEERLRALRRTMGLKPPDGTG